The proteins below are encoded in one region of bacterium:
- a CDS encoding NUDIX domain-containing protein: MMPTGLEFLLIEDLKGRWSVPKGHVESGETLEQTALREIGEETGLKNTRIIDKLDKVHFFYRFEGRLIFMTAFHFLIEAVDPDEPIVVEESEGIVDARWFSTENAAQVLEYKSLKELLERSMNILKEMAIV, encoded by the coding sequence ATGATGCCAACTGGTCTCGAATTCTTGCTCATCGAAGACCTCAAGGGGCGCTGGAGTGTGCCAAAGGGGCACGTCGAATCTGGAGAGACTCTGGAGCAGACAGCCTTACGTGAGATTGGAGAAGAGACTGGGCTGAAAAATACTCGCATTATCGACAAGCTTGATAAAGTACATTTCTTCTATCGCTTCGAGGGTCGTTTGATCTTTATGACGGCGTTTCATTTCTTGATTGAAGCCGTTGATCCCGATGAGCCGATTGTCGTCGAGGAGAGTGAAGGGATTGTCGATGCGCGGTGGTTTTCTACCGAAAATGCTGCGCAAGTGTTAGAGTATAAGAGCTTGAAGGAGCTACTCGAACGCTCTATGAATATCTTGAAGGAGATGGCGATCGTATGA
- the trmD gene encoding tRNA (guanosine(37)-N1)-methyltransferase TrmD, translating to MKIQIITFFPEVVAATLDHSMLHKASEIGVVEFEYVDLRAFGIGPRKQVDDTPYGGGAGMLLKPEPVFAAVEQCKQSNPEALVLMMTPRGKQYKQVDAKRLSRSAGLIILCGHYEGFDERILSIVDEEISIGDFVLTGGEIPAMTVVDSVVRLLPGVLGDARSSEEESFSQGMLEYAQYTRPQEFRGMKVPDELLGGNHAVIRGWRRDDSVKKTQQNRPDLTEL from the coding sequence ATGAAAATCCAGATAATCACATTCTTTCCAGAAGTAGTTGCAGCCACGCTTGATCACTCTATGCTCCACAAGGCAAGTGAGATTGGTGTGGTTGAGTTTGAGTATGTCGATTTGCGAGCATTTGGTATCGGTCCGCGCAAGCAAGTAGATGACACGCCGTACGGTGGAGGGGCGGGCATGCTTTTGAAGCCAGAGCCAGTTTTCGCGGCGGTAGAGCAGTGCAAACAGTCTAATCCAGAGGCATTAGTGCTGATGATGACACCGCGCGGGAAACAATATAAGCAAGTTGATGCTAAGCGGCTTAGTCGGTCGGCTGGCTTGATTATTCTCTGCGGTCACTATGAAGGATTTGATGAGCGTATCCTTTCGATCGTTGATGAGGAAATCTCGATCGGTGATTTTGTACTGACAGGTGGCGAGATACCGGCCATGACGGTTGTAGACAGCGTTGTACGACTGCTCCCAGGGGTATTGGGTGATGCGCGTTCCAGTGAAGAAGAAAGCTTCTCGCAAGGGATGCTCGAATATGCCCAGTACACACGCCCTCAGGAGTTTCGGGGTATGAAGGTACCAGATGAGTTGCTCGGCGGGAATCATGCTGTCATTCGTGGTTGGCGACGTGACGATTCTGTCAAAAAAACACAGCAGAATCGACCTGATCTGACGGAATTATGA
- a CDS encoding KH domain-containing protein: protein MAVEQDQQFIEYVVKNLVDNPDDVQLERTVDDRGVLLKLSVHPDDMGKIIGKAGSTAKAIRTLLRVVGAKTDERLNLKIVDRDGGDGEEPAREQSEDAQSAQAEESPAEQSISEVDTDAIKAKAREGLEDLDMDI, encoded by the coding sequence ATGGCAGTAGAGCAAGATCAGCAATTTATTGAATATGTAGTGAAAAACCTCGTCGATAATCCAGATGATGTGCAGCTCGAGAGGACCGTAGATGATCGAGGCGTACTTCTCAAGCTCTCAGTTCATCCAGATGATATGGGTAAGATTATTGGCAAGGCCGGCTCGACAGCAAAAGCGATTCGCACGCTCTTGCGGGTTGTTGGAGCCAAGACAGATGAACGCCTCAATCTCAAGATCGTTGATAGAGATGGCGGGGACGGCGAAGAGCCAGCTCGCGAGCAGTCTGAGGATGCCCAGAGCGCTCAGGCAGAAGAAAGCCCTGCCGAGCAGAGTATTTCAGAAGTGGACACCGATGCAATTAAGGCAAAAGCTCGTGAGGGTCTTGAAGATCTAGATATGGACATTTAA
- the ruvX gene encoding Holliday junction resolvase RuvX, translated as MSGGEHVGVALDQVFLGIDPGEKRIGIALKAAGRAHAEPLLVIERDATTNTQIAKLADTYKCDTLIVGLPRNSDGNDTAQTKWARAFAGELADATDLHIIMYDEFGTTERARQRLGARTREQEKKILDAYAAAVLIEDYIGSLV; from the coding sequence ATGAGTGGTGGCGAGCATGTGGGGGTGGCGCTCGACCAAGTATTTCTCGGTATTGATCCGGGCGAGAAACGAATCGGTATTGCGCTCAAGGCGGCCGGTCGAGCTCACGCTGAGCCTTTGCTGGTTATCGAGCGCGATGCAACGACAAATACACAGATCGCCAAGCTGGCGGACACATATAAGTGCGACACCTTGATCGTAGGCTTGCCGCGCAATAGCGATGGGAATGACACCGCCCAAACGAAGTGGGCGCGGGCGTTTGCTGGGGAGCTCGCGGATGCGACAGACTTGCATATCATCATGTACGACGAATTTGGTACGACCGAGCGGGCACGCCAGCGGCTTGGGGCGCGCACACGCGAACAGGAGAAAAAGATCTTGGATGCCTACGCTGCGGCAGTGCTTATCGAAGACTATATTGGGAGTTTAGTATGA
- a CDS encoding ABC transporter ATP-binding protein, whose protein sequence is MQPDIRKNIKLTLLWMASGEMMLLFQAYPIKLYIDRGLKDADNLGTWTLVVGLAVLAAHLLEEGIDQLVTRFRFRALWGNYKLINVLGAKHLLRLGASFHTNSSSGEKDSIVARNHKKIDVLTDQLVFNTGPLCFRICAILLFSFSADWRAGILAIASVVSYLLVLRYSQGLSWPHFLEFREQFKAIEISEGELSHHALTIDEQGLVKDFSDNHASKMQGLYDAELIAVPRWRRHMGLQFICLAFLRACYYPLAYIAWRDGVSVGTLILLSGILERMWSNLGRFHELQRTMREGVPALTEMADLLELQPAVETTQSPRTITCPRGEIVFSSVSFSYGNGGLTALSDINFRIHPGEMIALIGASGGGKSTIARLAMRLYDPTAGSITFDGIDLRELCPQYLRRSLIGYVAQDNVLFDRSIGENIKIGNPSASCEDMKLAAKSAAIAEYIESLPEGYDTLVGERGVKLSGGQRQRLALARALIKNPVLLVLDEPTSALDAESQDLVKDTLRELADRRVSTLIIAHRMSTIEPADRIISLDSGSIEFIGTVAEHEAHDGIYMDLKRREGL, encoded by the coding sequence ATGCAGCCCGATATTCGCAAGAATATCAAGCTGACATTGCTATGGATGGCATCTGGTGAAATGATGCTCCTTTTTCAGGCATACCCGATCAAACTTTACATTGATCGGGGGCTGAAGGATGCAGATAATCTTGGCACTTGGACACTGGTTGTGGGGCTGGCCGTGCTGGCTGCACACCTGCTCGAAGAGGGCATTGATCAGCTAGTGACACGCTTTCGATTTCGGGCTTTGTGGGGAAACTACAAGCTCATCAACGTGCTTGGGGCTAAGCATCTCCTGCGTCTTGGAGCCAGCTTCCACACCAACAGTTCGTCAGGTGAGAAGGATTCTATCGTAGCGCGCAATCACAAAAAGATTGATGTGCTCACGGACCAGCTCGTCTTTAATACCGGACCGTTGTGCTTTCGCATTTGCGCCATCCTGCTCTTTAGCTTCTCGGCTGATTGGCGGGCTGGCATTCTAGCGATAGCGTCTGTTGTGAGTTATCTGCTGGTACTTCGGTACTCGCAGGGCTTGAGTTGGCCGCATTTCTTGGAATTTCGCGAGCAGTTTAAGGCGATCGAGATTTCAGAAGGGGAGTTGTCTCACCATGCATTGACGATTGACGAACAAGGACTGGTCAAAGACTTCTCCGATAATCATGCGTCGAAGATGCAGGGTCTGTATGACGCAGAGTTGATCGCCGTGCCGCGCTGGCGCCGCCATATGGGCTTGCAGTTTATCTGCTTGGCCTTCTTGCGCGCGTGCTACTATCCGCTGGCGTATATCGCTTGGCGGGATGGCGTTTCGGTAGGTACTTTGATCCTGTTGTCCGGCATCTTGGAGCGCATGTGGAGCAACCTCGGTCGTTTCCACGAGCTCCAGCGCACGATGCGCGAAGGGGTTCCGGCCCTGACTGAAATGGCGGATCTCCTCGAGCTCCAGCCAGCTGTAGAGACGACCCAATCTCCACGGACCATCACATGCCCGCGAGGTGAGATAGTTTTTTCGAGCGTCTCATTCTCCTACGGGAATGGTGGTCTGACTGCATTGTCAGACATAAACTTCAGGATTCACCCTGGCGAGATGATCGCACTGATTGGTGCATCTGGTGGTGGAAAATCGACCATTGCCCGTCTGGCGATGCGGCTATATGATCCCACCGCTGGGTCAATTACCTTCGATGGCATTGATCTGCGCGAACTATGCCCTCAGTACTTGAGGCGTTCGCTAATCGGCTATGTCGCTCAAGACAATGTTCTTTTTGATCGTTCGATCGGAGAGAACATCAAGATCGGCAACCCCTCAGCATCGTGCGAGGATATGAAGCTAGCTGCCAAGTCGGCCGCAATCGCTGAGTACATTGAATCGCTTCCAGAAGGCTACGATACGTTGGTTGGCGAGCGCGGCGTCAAGCTGAGTGGCGGTCAGAGACAACGCTTGGCTTTGGCTCGCGCGTTAATCAAGAACCCAGTGCTACTAGTTCTTGATGAACCGACCAGTGCTCTTGATGCTGAGAGTCAGGATTTGGTCAAGGATACGCTGCGCGAACTAGCAGATCGACGGGTTTCGACGCTCATCATTGCTCATCGCATGTCGACCATCGAGCCCGCTGATCGGATTATTTCGCTGGACAGTGGTTCAATTGAGTTCATCGGAACTGTCGCAGAGCATGAAGCTCACGACGGAATCTACATGGATCTCAAGCGTCGCGAAGGATTGTGA
- the nusB gene encoding transcription antitermination factor NusB, giving the protein MSSNRHLARIIALQSLYEYEFRTHADVEGLTTDIKEILERNLTVYQDTMQETDFVRDLVEGTMANIDEADKMIEPAAPEWPIDQIAKMDLTILRLAIYELMIKREVPPKVVINEAVELAKSFGGENSSKFINGVLGTIYRQSEFYDPSEDHKVQRERSSGTDRAKSHSATPTSQAQRATGSEKSPDSSPESTDDGQSDSAGTGEDQLESAGTSDQPSAPVDQD; this is encoded by the coding sequence ATGTCCTCAAACCGTCACCTCGCCCGCATCATTGCCCTCCAGAGTCTGTATGAGTACGAATTTCGTACCCATGCTGATGTTGAAGGTCTTACGACCGACATCAAGGAGATTCTCGAACGCAATCTGACTGTCTACCAAGACACGATGCAGGAGACTGACTTCGTACGCGACCTTGTCGAAGGCACGATGGCAAACATCGATGAAGCTGACAAGATGATCGAACCCGCTGCTCCTGAGTGGCCAATCGATCAGATAGCTAAGATGGATCTCACGATTCTCCGTCTCGCGATCTACGAGCTCATGATCAAGCGAGAGGTTCCACCAAAGGTTGTAATTAACGAAGCGGTGGAGCTGGCCAAGAGTTTTGGTGGTGAAAATTCGTCGAAGTTCATCAACGGAGTCCTGGGGACAATCTATAGGCAGAGTGAATTCTATGACCCAAGCGAAGACCACAAAGTCCAGCGAGAGCGCAGTAGCGGCACAGACCGGGCCAAATCGCACAGCGCCACGCCGACGTCGCAAGCACAACGGGCGACCGGCAGCGAGAAGTCACCAGACTCGTCGCCGGAATCAACCGACGATGGCCAGTCAGACAGTGCAGGCACCGGCGAAGACCAGCTCGAATCAGCAGGTACGTCAGACCAGCCATCCGCACCAGTCGACCAAGACTAA
- the rnc gene encoding ribonuclease III, which yields MSITLRGQDEIQKILQVEFDNVDLYREAFTHRSYLNEHKKHDIAHNERLEFLGDAVLELVVTDYLYRNFPNPEGEMTAWRSALVKTESLADVAERLQLGQFLMMSRGEAKSGGRTREALLANMVEAIIGALYLDKGYDAATKFISDHIISALDGILKEGSWIDAKSRFQELTQEKEGITPHYEMIREEGPDHEKIFTIGVYVGERLCGEGQGNSKQSAQQAAATDALKAYKPKRK from the coding sequence ATGAGTATTACCTTGCGCGGGCAAGACGAAATCCAAAAAATACTGCAGGTAGAATTTGATAATGTTGATCTCTATCGTGAAGCGTTTACACACCGCAGCTATCTGAATGAGCATAAGAAGCACGACATTGCGCACAACGAGCGACTCGAGTTTCTGGGTGACGCCGTACTCGAGCTGGTGGTGACGGACTATCTGTATCGCAATTTTCCCAACCCAGAAGGTGAAATGACTGCTTGGCGAAGTGCACTCGTAAAGACTGAATCGCTAGCTGATGTCGCCGAGCGCCTACAGCTAGGTCAGTTCCTCATGATGAGTCGTGGTGAAGCCAAATCGGGTGGCCGCACGCGCGAAGCACTCCTGGCAAACATGGTAGAGGCGATTATTGGTGCTCTGTATCTTGATAAAGGGTACGATGCGGCTACCAAATTTATTAGTGATCACATCATTTCGGCATTAGACGGGATCCTGAAAGAAGGCAGCTGGATCGATGCGAAGAGTCGTTTCCAGGAATTGACTCAAGAGAAGGAAGGCATCACGCCACACTATGAGATGATTCGTGAAGAGGGCCCTGATCACGAGAAGATCTTCACGATCGGCGTGTATGTTGGCGAGCGGTTGTGTGGTGAGGGGCAAGGCAATAGTAAGCAGTCGGCTCAGCAGGCTGCTGCAACCGATGCACTCAAAGCATACAAACCCAAGCGGAAGTAG
- the rpmF gene encoding 50S ribosomal protein L32 codes for MAVPKKRTSKATKGQRRSHHAATPAQLMTEPESGLVVPRRLWRAAKEGLARIGSKR; via the coding sequence ATGGCTGTACCAAAGAAACGCACCAGCAAAGCAACCAAGGGGCAGCGTCGTAGCCACCACGCAGCGACTCCAGCTCAACTGATGACCGAACCAGAGTCAGGTCTCGTCGTACCACGTCGTTTGTGGCGCGCGGCCAAAGAAGGACTCGCCAGAATCGGTTCAAAGCGTTAG
- a CDS encoding AAA family ATPase — translation MYLRRLEIAGFKSFGSRVKLDFKPGISAIVGPNGSGKSNIAEAIRWVLGSQNARDLRARKTEELIYAGADGGKAKSSMAEVILTLEGKPRDTELGISELTISRRLYRSGESEYRIGERIVRVKDLQRILAQVGFGTASYTVIGQGMIDSLIIATPAERKLLFEEASGIRAFELERTDTTRKLMRAREQAEQLRLQIQTLYPEKNQLAEQVKRLERKREIEKKLIEARADWLHREQNRIQSQIDGYESHKKQLMTDRSTITAQLKSTETDIRALAKTDQQANRRHEAIVARLTAIDESRNALSDELAAREAELRVQEEQTIQNDRPSQLKREYATEQAKLEKYHQYLTELTAQNNSLEQQIAGFNAQVVKLNATLTTLRQKLVKNQRNGYLKQALGLARTLYTQLNKDEAQAPDAAQLRIVLHKLIRMVKLASEADMSQLPGEIGRAQQQIARELTKREDVVERQTTVIIKIRSLELDINASEKLLAELTARITKAEALNQPGKQLATLKKNIRALIKKRSELDVEATTLREELSTLSSQRQTDQQLTLARQSETLRARLSTLVLDLSRIDTAINDLHQELRQRAKTATHWKIQPRPAAQAYSPSDISRFEAELELIGELDTSLTEIHDELAERIRAIETQAADLETASDDLQKILQELGKRIRQTFDKNFARLNTAFAKHFKELFGGGTAELRLEPQDDDSYGINIVAKPPSKRVEHLASLSGGEKAMTAIALLAAILTVNPSPFVVLDEVDAPLDDANTLAFTHILRGLARHAQLLVITHNHETMLQADELYGVTANARMSSRVITVDLRTAEALSA, via the coding sequence ATGTATCTGCGCCGTCTGGAGATTGCTGGATTTAAGTCTTTTGGGAGTCGCGTCAAGCTAGACTTCAAACCTGGGATTTCTGCAATTGTTGGCCCGAATGGTTCCGGCAAGTCGAATATTGCCGAGGCGATTCGTTGGGTGCTCGGCAGTCAAAATGCCCGTGATCTTCGTGCTCGTAAGACTGAGGAGCTCATTTATGCCGGCGCCGATGGCGGGAAGGCTAAGTCGAGTATGGCCGAAGTCATTCTGACTCTCGAAGGCAAGCCGCGCGACACTGAACTTGGTATATCTGAGCTGACAATTAGCCGTCGACTCTATCGTTCGGGCGAGAGTGAGTATCGCATTGGTGAACGCATCGTCCGAGTCAAAGACCTTCAGCGCATTCTTGCACAGGTGGGCTTTGGTACGGCAAGCTACACTGTTATTGGTCAAGGCATGATTGATTCGCTCATTATCGCCACCCCGGCCGAGCGAAAGCTATTGTTTGAAGAGGCAAGTGGTATTCGGGCCTTTGAACTCGAGCGCACAGATACCACGCGCAAGCTCATGCGCGCTCGTGAACAAGCCGAGCAGCTCCGCCTGCAAATTCAGACTCTTTATCCTGAGAAAAATCAACTTGCCGAGCAGGTCAAACGTCTTGAACGAAAGCGCGAGATCGAAAAAAAACTCATCGAGGCTCGAGCCGATTGGCTACACCGCGAACAAAATCGCATTCAATCACAAATCGATGGTTATGAGTCACATAAAAAGCAATTAATGACCGATCGGTCCACCATCACTGCGCAACTCAAGTCGACCGAGACTGATATCCGCGCTCTTGCAAAAACCGATCAGCAAGCCAATCGTCGACACGAAGCAATCGTCGCGCGCCTCACCGCAATCGACGAATCGCGCAATGCACTTTCGGATGAGTTAGCAGCGCGCGAGGCGGAACTACGTGTGCAAGAAGAACAAACTATTCAAAATGACAGGCCATCCCAGCTCAAACGCGAGTACGCCACCGAGCAAGCAAAGCTCGAAAAGTACCATCAATACCTCACTGAGCTTACGGCGCAAAACAATAGTCTCGAACAACAGATTGCCGGCTTCAATGCACAGGTCGTCAAGCTGAATGCTACGCTCACCACATTGCGACAAAAGCTTGTGAAGAATCAACGAAACGGATACCTCAAACAGGCACTTGGCCTGGCGCGCACGCTCTATACGCAACTCAACAAAGACGAGGCACAAGCTCCAGACGCCGCACAACTACGCATCGTACTCCACAAACTCATACGCATGGTGAAGCTCGCCAGCGAAGCTGACATGAGCCAACTACCTGGTGAAATTGGACGCGCCCAACAGCAAATCGCTCGTGAGCTCACCAAGCGAGAAGATGTCGTGGAGCGCCAAACTACTGTCATTATCAAGATTCGATCACTCGAACTTGACATCAACGCGAGCGAAAAATTACTCGCCGAGCTGACTGCCCGAATCACAAAAGCCGAGGCCCTGAACCAGCCGGGCAAACAGCTAGCGACCCTCAAAAAGAACATACGTGCGCTCATAAAAAAACGCAGCGAGCTCGATGTAGAAGCAACCACCCTGCGCGAAGAGCTCTCAACTCTCTCCAGCCAACGCCAGACCGACCAACAGCTTACCCTTGCTAGGCAAAGTGAGACCCTGAGAGCACGACTATCAACGTTAGTACTCGACCTATCGCGAATCGATACTGCAATCAATGATCTGCACCAAGAATTACGCCAGCGTGCCAAAACCGCCACACACTGGAAAATTCAACCACGTCCTGCAGCCCAAGCATACAGCCCATCCGATATTTCCCGATTCGAAGCTGAACTTGAACTCATCGGCGAGCTTGATACATCACTCACCGAAATACATGATGAGCTGGCCGAGCGGATTCGGGCCATCGAAACACAAGCCGCCGATCTAGAAACTGCCTCAGATGACTTACAAAAAATCCTTCAAGAGCTCGGAAAACGTATTCGCCAAACATTCGACAAAAACTTTGCCCGTCTCAATACAGCATTTGCCAAACACTTCAAAGAGCTATTTGGAGGAGGTACTGCCGAGCTCAGACTCGAGCCACAAGATGATGATAGCTACGGCATTAATATCGTCGCTAAGCCACCCTCCAAGCGCGTCGAACACCTCGCTAGCCTATCGGGTGGAGAAAAAGCGATGACAGCAATCGCGCTGCTTGCCGCAATCCTCACTGTTAATCCGAGCCCATTTGTTGTCCTCGACGAAGTAGACGCACCTCTCGACGACGCAAACACACTAGCTTTCACTCACATCTTGCGCGGCTTAGCTCGACATGCGCAACTTCTGGTCATCACACACAATCACGAAACTATGTTGCAGGCAGACGAACTCTATGGCGTGACAGCCAATGCGCGCATGAGCTCCCGCGTGATCACCGTTGATTTGCGCACCGCTGAAGCACTATCGGCTTAA
- the rpsP gene encoding 30S ribosomal protein S16, protein MLVIRLARGGRNKYATYRIVAAEKRFAPTGKYVEVLGRYNPHTKELVLDKEGIQKRVGHGAQPSNSVLKLMQREGMELPKWAKVATKDRKPKKEPEVTEEAVAEVVADNIPNQEAPADPDQAAQASGEAQEAAAEAAEAASKE, encoded by the coding sequence ATGCTCGTAATTCGTTTGGCACGCGGTGGCCGCAATAAATATGCAACCTACCGCATCGTCGCTGCTGAAAAACGCTTTGCTCCAACGGGCAAATATGTTGAAGTACTAGGTCGTTATAATCCACATACCAAAGAGCTGGTTCTCGATAAGGAAGGCATTCAGAAGCGTGTAGGTCATGGTGCGCAGCCATCAAACTCAGTACTCAAGCTGATGCAGCGTGAAGGCATGGAACTGCCAAAGTGGGCTAAAGTTGCCACCAAAGATCGCAAGCCAAAGAAAGAACCAGAAGTTACTGAAGAAGCAGTAGCGGAAGTTGTAGCAGACAATATTCCAAATCAAGAAGCCCCAGCAGATCCGGATCAGGCTGCACAAGCTAGTGGTGAAGCTCAAGAAGCTGCTGCCGAAGCTGCTGAAGCCGCCAGCAAAGAATAG
- the mltG gene encoding endolytic transglycosylase MltG, which produces MKRLIFAGLVLLLVAVMSIGAWFSYNLNVAVGGGQSGLLTIPQNASITSIARQLREAGYIRDETVFALYVKFGPARGALKPGPYQLKPSMNMVQIVDYLAVGKIATKTFVVRDGLTIAQTATSYESQGLGSAQEFKDAVAAATLSPNVQAKFGAQKTLEGFLLADTYQVVINDPASTVVQRMLTNFEAKAMPLFSKPAPNKLTPYQVLILSSIVEKEASRDSDRAGVAGVFYNRISQGIKLESDVTVIYLTGRIEPTAADLAIDSPYNTRRYPGLPPGPIASPSLSSIKATLQPTPSDYLFFIGGNDGNVYYARTYAEHNINIKNHL; this is translated from the coding sequence ATGAAGCGGCTAATATTTGCTGGGCTTGTACTGTTATTAGTCGCGGTCATGAGCATTGGTGCGTGGTTTTCGTATAACCTCAATGTGGCGGTTGGCGGGGGACAATCGGGCTTGTTGACTATCCCGCAGAATGCGTCCATTACCTCCATAGCTAGACAGCTTAGAGAGGCTGGCTATATCCGTGACGAGACGGTTTTTGCGCTCTATGTCAAATTTGGTCCTGCGAGGGGTGCCTTGAAGCCAGGACCGTATCAGCTCAAACCATCGATGAATATGGTGCAAATTGTTGATTATCTCGCAGTAGGTAAAATCGCTACCAAGACATTTGTGGTTCGCGATGGTTTAACGATCGCGCAGACGGCCACCAGCTATGAATCGCAAGGGCTTGGTTCGGCACAAGAGTTTAAGGATGCTGTGGCGGCAGCGACATTGTCACCAAACGTCCAGGCGAAATTTGGTGCTCAGAAGACGCTGGAGGGGTTTTTGTTGGCAGACACCTATCAAGTTGTGATTAATGATCCGGCATCTACGGTCGTGCAGCGCATGCTCACAAACTTCGAAGCTAAGGCTATGCCACTTTTTTCGAAGCCGGCTCCGAACAAGTTAACCCCCTATCAAGTCCTCATACTCTCATCGATAGTTGAGAAAGAAGCCAGTCGAGATTCCGATCGTGCTGGCGTGGCGGGTGTCTTCTATAATCGCATTAGTCAGGGAATAAAGCTCGAAAGTGACGTGACGGTAATATATCTGACCGGGAGAATTGAACCAACTGCTGCGGATCTCGCAATTGATTCACCGTACAATACTCGCCGCTACCCGGGCTTGCCCCCCGGACCGATTGCCAGCCCATCGCTATCATCTATTAAGGCAACGCTTCAACCTACGCCGAGCGATTACCTATTCTTTATTGGTGGCAATGATGGCAATGTGTATTACGCACGAACGTATGCCGAGCACAATATCAATATCAAAAACCATCTGTAA